A stretch of Pogona vitticeps strain Pit_001003342236 chromosome 5, PviZW2.1, whole genome shotgun sequence DNA encodes these proteins:
- the LOC110079998 gene encoding P2Y purinoceptor 1-like, whose protein sequence is MVWDSKSCAADNSTNFKEGKVHGWTANATCIILFCTPYTGLEWYCYIVIILFFLVLLMGFLGNTSTLLYHICTIKSWTTSTILLFNLALCDFTWIFLIPFSVYFHVHKQAIYSSQIFCQIRRTFFDINIYGSIYFLTLISFDRYVGAVHPLCSLKRWNKSKALLCTAAVWNIIFIETIPNVYYTFKVQRGSVACLDNIGATLYFVVPFTISRVVLGFLIPTVVIFTCYVLILKTLQKMRKHQQSRQRIIKPLMLVSAAMIVFAMAFIPYHVMILAVLIYRMKYQLNADNIHLIFTFYKLTEIICTISSSLNPFIFMLASKKCKEKLKALWFSPRHRCLCCQSHRVRDVRMEM, encoded by the exons ATGGTTTGGGACTCAAAATCATGTGCTGCAGACAATTCTACCAATTTTAAAGAAG GCAAAGTCCACGGGTGGACAGCAAATGCCACTTGCATCATTCTCTTCTGCACCCCCTACACTGGACTGGAATGGTATTGCTACATTGtgattatacttttttttttagttctgctAATGGGATTTCTGGGGAATACATCCACACTACTCTACCATATTTGTACTATAAAATCATGGACCACCAGCACTATATTACTATTCAATTTGGCCCTATGTGATTTCACCTGGATCTTTCTGATTCCCTTCTCAGTCTATTTCCATGTACACAAGCAAGCCATATACTCCAGTCAAATATTCTGCCAAATCAGAAGAACATTTTTCGACATCAATATTTATGGAAGCATATATTTTCTCACACTGATTAGCTTTGACCGCTATGTAGGTGCTGTTCATCCCCTCTGCTCTTTAAAGAGGTGGAATAAAAGCAAGGCTCTACTTTGCACTGCAGCTGTATGGAACATCATCTTCATTGAAACCATCCCTAATGTTTACTATACATTTAAAGTCCAAAGAGGATCAGTCGCCTGCCTGGACAATATTGGAGCAACTCTGTACTTTGTGGTGCCCTTCACAATCTCCAGAGTCGTACTTGGATTCCTCATTCCCACTGTGGTCATCTTCACATGTTATGTCTTAATTCTGAAAACCTTACAGAAAATGAGGAAGCACCAACAGAGCAGGCAAAGAATTATAAAGCCTTTGATGCTGGTTTCTGCAGCCATGATTGTTTTTGCTATGGCTTTCATTCCTTACCATGTCATGATACTGGCAGTGCTAATTTACAGGATGAAGTACCAACTCAACGCTGACAACATACACCTGATATTTACCTTTTATAAGCTCACAGAAATAATCTGCACTATTAGTAGTTCCCTCAACCCTTTCATTTTTATGCTGGCCAgcaagaaatgcaaagaaaaattgAAAGCTCTTTGGTTTTCTCCTAGACACCGGTGCCTCTGCTGTCAGTCACATCGAGTGAGAGATGTTAGAATGGAGATGTGA